One Lycium barbarum isolate Lr01 chromosome 5, ASM1917538v2, whole genome shotgun sequence genomic window carries:
- the LOC132639707 gene encoding uncharacterized protein LOC132639707 has product MADTSKLHPATTVTNIKSCILIVLDYEGSQYNNWATLFKVHCRANLVIDHILPLNTIIHQEDTAAEAWDRLVHLFQDNKSVRALTLDAKFTNTKLVDFPNVKAYCTRMKVLTENLTNVGHKVSDERLVLRLLRGLSEEYKTFRTTVQHRTPLPSFDVVRSMLELEEDSHAEDAIHDSDSNAALVSHNVTPQNFSGNGQPNNSANNFNNRGNSQNRGKKNNRGRSGGNRNNRGRSGNGQSSGRGSRTNAQGIFVVPDPCDFSWDFRSPLPKFD; this is encoded by the exons ATGGCTGACACCTCCAAGTTGCATCCTGCTACTACCGTCACcaatatcaaatcatgcattcttaTTGTGCTTGACTACGAAGGAAGCCAATACAATAACTGGGCTACCCTCTTCAAGGTCCATTGTCGTGCAAACTTGGTCATTGACCACATCCTACCTCTCAACACGATCATTCATCAAGAGGACACCGCAGCTGAAGCTTGGGACCGTCTTGTTCATCTCTTTCAGGACAACAAATCGGTTAGGGCTCTTACTCTTGATGCAAAATTCACCAACACAAAATTGGTGGATTTTCCGAATGTGAAAGCATACTGCACCAGGATGAAAGTTCTTACAGAAAATCTCACCAACGTCGGTCACAAAGTTTCCGACGAACGACTTGTGCTTCGTCTTCTGCGAGGGTTGTCGGAGGAATATAAAACTTTTCGCACGACGGTGCAGCACCGTACTCCTCTCCCATCTTTTGACGTTGTCCGGTCGATGCTTGAGCTTGAGGAAGATAGCCATGCCGAGGACGCCATTCACGACTCTGACTCGAATGCTGCTTTAGTTTCCCACAATGTTACTCCTCAGAATTTCTCAGGAAATGGACAGCCCAATAACTCTGCAAATAACTTCAACAATCGTGGGAATTCGCAGAATCGTGGAAAGAAAAATAACCGCGGTCGCAGCGGAGGCAACCGCAACAACCGCGGTCGCAGCGGCAATGGACAAAGCAGCGGCAGGGGCAGTCGCACCAATGCACAG gggATTTTTGTGGTTCCAGATCCTTGTGATTTTTCGTGGGATTTTCGGTCTCCTTTGCCTAAATTTGATTAG
- the LOC132639708 gene encoding uncharacterized protein LOC132639708 — protein MKLALRGKGELGFINDTCIKRKYKGDMEELWDKCDAIVLSWIGSTVSSELIPSIMYASSAKQIREEFQERFDKSNLTRIYHLFSEIFNLKQVNEAYAIIVQEESKRSLGVVDVHREPLTMLADNTQGYRYNKPVQGPACGECVGDIGESSGSHHKGGGLFTPQQYQEVLNKLGESSPTNYVTNMIGISSILSNAVTYKWIVDSGASHHITHYKELLTTLRSLGTHQSNKVQIPNGDKSHIAHAGNATILGLFNGKVMGIGRERDGLHILQDSDPINVPTTSSSLVTNNTDGHLWLKFPVSDSKTNACFQLVHLDLWGPYKNSTYDKKQLFVTMQNGTVESKHKHILEVARALRFQSAIFICFWGDCVRTAIYLINKFPSPVLGGKSPCEMLFGKISKLDHLRVFGCLCYASKLPRGDKFAERARKVVLVGYSEIQKGYRLYDLVSKVLFISRDVTFRELVFPFKHDVDNLKVEDMFLHSVPDSSKEPDITCSPQMDMQHEIHLKISPLLSFNPLMSHP, from the exons ATGAAGTTAGCATTAAGAGGAAAAGGTGAACTAGGATTCATAAATGACACTTGTATAAAGAGAAAGTATAAGGGAGATATGGAAGAACTGTGGGATAAATGTGATGCAATTGTGTTATCATGGATAGGAAGTACAGTTTCGAGTGAATTGATACCTAGTATCATGTATGCTTCTAGTGCTAAACAGATCCGGGAAGAGTTTCAGGAGAGATTTGATAAGTCAAATCTTACAAGGATTTATCATCTCTTCTCAGAAATTTTCAATTTGAAGCAAG TAAATGAAGCATATGCAATTATTGTACAAGAGGAGAGTAAAAGATCTCTAGGAGTAGTTGATGTGCACAGAGAGCCATTGACTATGCTAGCAGACAACACACAAGGATATAGATACAACAAACCAGTTCAAGGGCCAGCTTGTGGAGAGTGTG TTGGAGATATTGGAGAATCAAGTGGATCACATCACAAAGGTGGAGGCTTGTTTACACCACAACAATACCAGGAAGTGTTGAACAAATTGGGTGAGTCTTCTCCTACAAACTATGTTACTAATATGATAGGTATATCCTCTATATTATCCAATGCTGTAACATATAAATGGATAGTGGATTCAGGAGCATCACACCACATTACACATTACAAAGAGCTTTTAACTACACTTAGAAGTCTAGGAACACATCAAAGTAACAAAGTGCAAATTCCAAATGGTGACAAATCACATATAGCACATGCAGGAAATGCTACTATTTTAG GCCTCTTCAATGGCAAGGTAATGGGGATTGGTAGAGAAAGAGATGGATTGCACATTTTGCAGGATTCTGATCCAATAAATGTTCCAACAACAAGCAGCTCTCTTGTTACAAATAATACAGATGGACACCTTTG GTTGAAGTTTCCTGTTAGTGACAGTAAGACAAATGCTTGTTTCCAATTGGTTCATCTAGATCTGTGGGGACCTTATAAGAATTCTACCTATGATAAAAAACAGTTATTTGTTACTATG CAAAATGGCACTGTGGAAAGTAAGCATAAACACATACTTGAAGTAGCTAGAGCTTTGAGGTTTCAAAGTGCAATATTTATTTGTTTTTGGGGAGATTGTGTGAGGACTGCCATATATTTAATCAACAAGTTTCCTTCACCTGTTTTAGGTGGTAAAAGTCCTTGTGAGATGCTATTTGGCAAAATATCAAAACTAGATCATTTGAGAGTTTTTGGTTGTCTTTGTTATGCAAGCAAACTACCTAGAGGTGATAAGTTTGCAGAGAGGGCAAGAAAAGTTGTTCTAGTTGGGTACTCAGAAATTCAGAAGGGTTATAGACTCTATGATCTGGTGTCAAAAGTATTGTTCATTAGTAGGGATGTGACCTTTAGAGAGTTAGTTTTTCCTTTCAAACATGACGTTGATAATTTAAAGGTTGAGGACATGTTTTTGCATTCAGTTCCTGATAGTTCAAAGGAGCCTGATATCACATGTAGTCCACAAATGGATATGCAGCATGAAATTCATCTCAAGATAAGTCCACTCTTATCATTCAATCCACTGATGTCTCATCCATAG